A window of the Scyliorhinus torazame isolate Kashiwa2021f chromosome 12, sScyTor2.1, whole genome shotgun sequence genome harbors these coding sequences:
- the LOC140386739 gene encoding claudin-3-like: MANAGLEILGVALGVLGWLGAILTCALPMWRVTAFVGNNIVVAQIIWEGLWMNCIVQSTGQMQCKVYDSLLALSQDLQASRALTVIAIVVGILGILVSIMGAKCTNCVEDEATKAKIMIVSGITFILSGLMTLIPVSWSANTIIKDFYNPLVTDAQRRELGASLYIGWGTSGLLLLGGALLCCSCPPKDEKYVPSRMAYSAARSTGPTGYDRKDYV; this comes from the coding sequence ATGGCGAATGCTGGGCTGGAAATCTTAGGGGTCGCCCTGGGAGTGCTGGGTTGGCTGGGGGCTATCCTGACCTGCGCCCTGCCCATGTGGAGAGTGACCGCTTTCGTCGGAAACAACATCGTGGTGGCGCAGATCATTTGGGAAGGTCTCTGGATGAACTGCATcgttcagagcactgggcagatgCAATGTAAGGTGTACGACTCCCTGTTAGCCCTCTCCCAAGATCTGCAGGCTTCCAGGGCTCTGACCGTTATTGCCATCGTGGTGGGGATCCTGGGCATCCTGGTCTCCATCATGGGGGCCAAGTGCACCAACTGCGTGGAAGACGAAGCGACCAAAGCCAAGATTATGATTGTGTCCGGGATAACTTTCATTCTTTCCGGATTGATGACCCTGATTCCAGTGTCCTGGTCAGCAAACACCATCATCAAAGATTTCTACAACCCGCTGGTGACGGACGCCCAGAGGAGGGAACTTGGAGCTTCTTTGTACATCGGCTGGGGGACCTCGGGTCTGCTGCTCCTCGGAGGGGCTCTGCTCTGCTGTTCCTGTCCTCCCAAAGACGAGAAGTACGTGCCTTCCAGAATGGCTTACTCTGCGGCCAGGTCCACAGGTCCGACTGGGTACGATAGGAAGGACtatgtgtga